CGAGGCTGGCCTCGAAGGCGAACCGGACGTTGTCCAGGTCGTCGCGGCTCCGGGCGGCCAAGGAGGTGGACAGCCAGGCCCGAGCCCGGGGCTCGGTCGTGGCGCGCGTGACCGCGTGGCGGCGCAGCCGCTCGGTGGTCGCCGCCGCCTCGCCGGACCTGTCGAGGCTCTGCGCCGCGAACAGGCGGATGGTCTCGAGCAACCGGTACCTCCGGCGCTGCGGGTCGTGGACGACGAGACTCTTGGCGACCAGGTCTCCCAGCAGGTTCGTCACGTGGCCGGCGTCGGGGTCCTGCGTGACGGCCCGGACCGCCGCGAGGTCGAAGCCGCCCGGGAACACCCCGAGGCGGTCGAAGACGTCGCGCGTGCCCTCGTCGAGCAGCCGATGGCTCCACTCGATGGTCGCGGAGAGGGCTGAGTGCCGCTCCCCGGCCTGGGGTCGCCCGCCCACGAGCAGGGTGAGCCGGTCGTCGAGGCGATCGATGATCTCGCCGAGGGCGAGGTGGCGCAGCTGGGCTGCCGCGAGCTCGATCGCGAGCGGCAGCCCGTCGAGACGCTGGCACAGCACGCTGACGCGTGGGTCGCCGGCGTCGACGATCCCGGGTCCGGCCGCGGCAGCGGCACGCTCCACGAACAGGTTCACCGACTCCGGCCCCAGGGACCCGATCCGGTGCTCTGCCTCGCCGTCGACACGGAGCGGCTCGCGGCTGGTCACGAGGACCCGTGCGCGTGGCCCCGCATCGAGGATCGCGTCGACGAGCTCGGCGCTCGGGTCCAGCAGGTGCTCGCAGTTGTCCAGCACGAGCAGCAGCCTGCGCGTGGCGAGGTTGGCCGCCAGGGACGAGGAGCGGACCGCTCCCTCGCCCTGGACGCCGGTCGCCTCCGCGACCGCCCGCACGACGCCAGCAGCATCGTGGACGGGCGCGAGCGGTGCCAGCGCCACCTCGACGGGTCCGTGGGTGGTCCCGTCCTCCTCGAGGGCACGGGCCACGGCCAGCGCCAGGGTCGACTTGCCGGCACCCCCGGGGCCGGTGATCGTGACGATCCGGTGCTCGCGCAGGAGCGACGAGACCGCCGCGAGGTCGTCGGCCCGGCCGATCAGCCTCGCCCTCGGCGCCGGGAGCCGCGCCTGCGGAGCGGGCGCCGGTCCGGCCTCGGTGCCTGCCGCGTCCGGGTCCGGGAGGGGGACGGCCAGGGCAGCCGCCTGGCTGCGCAGCTCCTCCGCGGCGGGTCCGGGAGGGACGCCCAGCTCCCGTTCGAGGGTGTCCGTCAGGCGGTCCAGAGCGGCCAGGGCGGGTTGGCGACGACCTGCTCGTACGTGGTCGCGCACCAGGGCGAGGTGCGCCTCCTCGTCGAGCGGGTCGGCGGCCACGAGCTCCTCGAACATCCCGGCAGCGGCGAGCAGCTCGAGATGACGCAACCGCAGCCGGGAGCGCGTCGCGTCGGTCCAGGGCTCGTAGAGGTCGTCCGGCAAGAGGTCCCCGGGGTAGAGGGCGACCGCCTGCCGGGCGGCGTCACGCCCGCCGGTCCGCGCCGATTCCGCGGCGCGTTCGAACTCCTCGACGTCGAGCGTCACCTGGACCCCCGGGAAGAGGGCGATGGACCCGCCGCTTGCGACGATGCCGTCACGCACGCCCAGCGCCGTACGTGCGAAGTGAGCGGCCTTGTGGAGCCGGGGCAAGGCATCCTCGACCAGCAGGTCGGGCCAGAGTGCGTCGATCACACGTTCCCGCGGCAGCCGTCGCTGCGGCTGCAGGGCGAGCAGCTTGACGAGCGCGGCAGCGGGGCGCCGGTTCCACGTCTGGCCAGGAACGGTGTGGCCGTCCACAGCGACCTCGAACCCACCGAGCAGGCGGACGATGACCTGCATCTCCCCTCCCGGCACACCGTTGTCCGGACGGTAGCACTGTGTCCGGGTCGGCGACCGAGCGCCGACGGGCCGTGGCCTAGGCACCCCGCGTCGCCAGGGCCACGCCTCGGCGGCACCGCGAGGCGTCACGCTGCTGCCCGGCGACCTCGAAGAGGAGCTCGGCGCGTCCGATGAGCGCCGCGGCCTCCTCGTGCCGTCCCTCGGCGCCGGCAAGGTGTGCCCTCGCCTCCAGCACGGAGGCCTCCCAGGCGGTGCCCGCCCAGCGGGAGGCCGACTGCTCGGCGACCGCCAGGTGGCGCCGGGCGTCCTCGACATCACTGACGTCCGCGCAGGCGATCGCCGCCGGGACGGCGAACATCACGTCGCACAGCGGACAGCGATCCTGATCACCCATCGTGGCCTCGGCCCGGTCGACCACGG
This genomic interval from Nocardioides euryhalodurans contains the following:
- a CDS encoding ATP-binding protein, whose amino-acid sequence is MQVIVRLLGGFEVAVDGHTVPGQTWNRRPAAALVKLLALQPQRRLPRERVIDALWPDLLVEDALPRLHKAAHFARTALGVRDGIVASGGSIALFPGVQVTLDVEEFERAAESARTGGRDAARQAVALYPGDLLPDDLYEPWTDATRSRLRLRHLELLAAAGMFEELVAADPLDEEAHLALVRDHVRAGRRQPALAALDRLTDTLERELGVPPGPAAEELRSQAAALAVPLPDPDAAGTEAGPAPAPQARLPAPRARLIGRADDLAAVSSLLREHRIVTITGPGGAGKSTLALAVARALEEDGTTHGPVEVALAPLAPVHDAAGVVRAVAEATGVQGEGAVRSSSLAANLATRRLLLVLDNCEHLLDPSAELVDAILDAGPRARVLVTSREPLRVDGEAEHRIGSLGPESVNLFVERAAAAAGPGIVDAGDPRVSVLCQRLDGLPLAIELAAAQLRHLALGEIIDRLDDRLTLLVGGRPQAGERHSALSATIEWSHRLLDEGTRDVFDRLGVFPGGFDLAAVRAVTQDPDAGHVTNLLGDLVAKSLVVHDPQRRRYRLLETIRLFAAQSLDRSGEAAATTERLRRHAVTRATTEPRARAWLSTSLAARSRDDLDNVRFAFEASLAAGDRPAAVDLAIGLSTLWRNAVSYAEGRRWIDALLGSDLAPRDRLWTLIMDADVCLGFGDARSMRRAAVEATTLAGAVDDEGAAVIAAIYEAMVHLDAPDRAAERLLHASARAREAGEPGLERLARGYRVVALRMLGTTDGLREEALALTDDAPDRDYARYLCHWAASLVALVDRDGAWLHHLMEQQRSDLSATGLHENWLTLYWGALALIAQGGDYLPELRRARAWAAAEGRSAEADCVLALAYAAACRDGWEEAAELLGATEGSLLHGTASFIHQALLGEQLVKPRLGEAYAEVAARGRHLSHAQVLADRGL